Proteins found in one bacterium genomic segment:
- a CDS encoding transketolase family protein, which produces MAELMATRDAYGETLVKLGIENKDIVVLDADCSSSTRTSLFKEKFPDRFFNFGIGEANMMGFAAGLASCGKTVFASTFAVFGSARVFDQIRTSIAWPKANVKIVVTHAGISVGEDGASHQAIEDLALMRSLPNLTVIVPADGIETEKAVITAAKDSTPFYIRLGRAKFPIVFSDDYEFKIGKGTILKQGNDVTIIAIGLMVFEALQAAAELQKEGIKARVINMSTIKPIDKDIIIQAAIETGAIVTCEEHSIIGGLGSAVAEVLVENNPVAMKRIGVKDRFGLSGKPDELLERFEMKSTHIVQAVKEVMMKKS; this is translated from the coding sequence ATGGCAGAATTAATGGCAACCAGAGATGCTTATGGAGAAACATTGGTAAAATTAGGCATAGAAAATAAAGATATAGTGGTTTTAGATGCAGATTGCTCATCTTCAACGCGAACTTCTTTGTTTAAGGAAAAATTTCCAGATAGATTTTTTAACTTTGGTATTGGAGAGGCAAATATGATGGGTTTTGCGGCAGGGTTAGCGAGTTGCGGTAAAACTGTTTTTGCCTCGACCTTTGCAGTATTTGGCTCGGCACGGGTTTTTGACCAGATTAGAACCTCTATTGCCTGGCCAAAGGCTAATGTTAAGATTGTTGTTACGCATGCTGGTATATCCGTAGGTGAAGATGGTGCCTCGCATCAAGCCATTGAAGACCTTGCTTTAATGAGAAGTTTGCCTAATTTGACGGTAATTGTCCCGGCTGACGGAATAGAAACTGAAAAAGCTGTCATTACCGCCGCAAAGGATTCTACTCCATTTTATATCAGATTAGGTCGGGCAAAATTCCCGATAGTGTTTTCAGATGATTATGAATTTAAGATTGGTAAAGGAACTATTCTTAAACAGGGCAATGATGTAACTATTATTGCGATTGGACTTATGGTTTTTGAGGCACTTCAAGCCGCCGCAGAACTACAAAAAGAAGGAATTAAGGCAAGAGTAATTAATATGAGCACTATCAAACCAATTGATAAAGATATAATCATTCAGGCGGCTATTGAAACAGGGGCAATTGTTACTTGTGAAGAACATTCAATTATCGGTGGTTTAGGAAGTGCGGTGGCTGAAGTTTTAGTTGAAAACAACCCTGTGGCAATGAAAAGAATTGGCGTAAAAGATAGGTTTGGTCTCTCTGGCAAACCAGATGAATTATTAGAAAGATTTGAAATGAAATCAACTCATATCGTTCAGGCAGTTAAAGAAGTGATGATGAAGAAATCGTAA
- a CDS encoding transketolase has protein sequence MSNQEIQELEVKAKEIRRWIIKMLAEAGSGHPGGALSCTDIITALYFKIMNHKPDNPKWEDRDRFVLSKGHSCPALYSALALSGYFPTSELMRLRKLDSFLQGHTDMTATPGVEMSAGSLGQGLSVAGGMALAAKLDKKKFRVYVVLGDGESQEGQIWEAAMACAHYKLDNLCAFLDYNKLQIDGPVNEVMVIEPIVDKFKAFGWNTIEIDGHDMHQIIYATNEANITYGKPTMVIAHTIKGKGVSFMEGKVGYHGVAPTKEEEQKALLELE, from the coding sequence ATGTCTAATCAGGAAATTCAAGAATTAGAGGTAAAAGCAAAAGAGATAAGGCGGTGGATAATTAAGATGTTAGCCGAGGCGGGTTCTGGACATCCAGGTGGGGCTTTATCATGCACCGATATAATCACCGCACTTTATTTCAAAATTATGAACCATAAACCTGATAACCCTAAGTGGGAAGACCGTGATAGATTTGTTCTTTCTAAAGGACATTCCTGTCCGGCATTATATTCTGCATTAGCATTATCTGGTTATTTCCCAACATCTGAATTAATGCGACTGCGGAAATTGGATAGTTTTCTTCAGGGGCATACAGATATGACGGCTACTCCAGGAGTAGAAATGTCGGCTGGCTCTCTTGGACAGGGATTATCTGTTGCCGGTGGTATGGCTTTAGCCGCTAAACTTGATAAGAAAAAATTTAGGGTATATGTGGTTTTAGGAGATGGTGAAAGTCAAGAAGGACAAATATGGGAGGCGGCAATGGCTTGTGCACATTATAAATTAGATAATTTATGTGCTTTCTTAGATTATAATAAATTGCAAATTGATGGGCCGGTAAATGAGGTGATGGTTATTGAACCGATAGTTGATAAATTCAAAGCATTTGGCTGGAATACAATTGAGATTGATGGTCACGATATGCATCAGATAATCTATGCCACCAATGAAGCAAATATTACTTACGGCAAACCAACTATGGTCATCGCTCACACGATTAAAGGTAAAGGCGTCTCTTTTATGGAAGGAAAGGTAGGTTACCACGGCGTAGCACCAACCAAAGAAGAAGAACAAAAAGCACTGTTGGAGTTAGAATAG